From a single Paenibacillus sp. FSL W8-0426 genomic region:
- the corA gene encoding magnesium/cobalt transporter CorA has product MIRTLAITREHQVSVNQPLTDLILEDYAWVWADFSKPTEEESRLLDTYFHFHPLAIEDCLHVLQRPKLDYYDNLQFLVLHALNPQTLEAEEVDLFLGSNFLVSYHHGELKEVDEAWQRILQHAHERTIWARGPVAAAYTVMDKLVDHYFPSLFAIEDELAELENRGGQESVEELMNQVFDLRSRLLKLRRTIVPMRDLLYRVVNSQHVQRTGEHTAYFTDIYDHLLKLTDMIEADREMTADLRDSYISLNSNRMNAIMKTLTVITTIFMPLTLIAGIYGMNFAYMPELQWKYGYGAVMLLMFVLGGSMVAWFVKRGWFK; this is encoded by the coding sequence ATGATTCGTACACTCGCCATTACGCGGGAACACCAGGTCTCCGTTAATCAGCCCCTCACAGACCTTATACTGGAAGACTATGCCTGGGTCTGGGCCGATTTCAGCAAGCCGACGGAAGAGGAGAGCCGTTTGCTGGATACCTATTTTCATTTCCATCCGCTGGCGATCGAGGATTGCTTGCATGTGCTGCAAAGACCCAAGCTCGATTATTACGATAACCTGCAGTTTTTGGTATTGCACGCGCTGAATCCGCAGACGCTCGAGGCCGAGGAAGTGGATCTGTTTTTGGGCTCCAATTTTCTGGTCTCCTATCACCATGGCGAGCTGAAGGAGGTCGATGAAGCATGGCAACGGATTTTGCAGCATGCCCACGAACGCACCATATGGGCACGGGGGCCGGTTGCAGCGGCGTATACCGTGATGGACAAACTGGTGGATCATTATTTTCCGTCCCTGTTTGCCATCGAAGACGAACTGGCCGAACTGGAAAACCGGGGCGGACAGGAATCGGTGGAAGAACTGATGAACCAGGTGTTCGACCTGCGCAGCCGCCTGCTGAAGCTCAGACGAACGATCGTACCTATGCGCGACTTGCTCTACCGGGTGGTCAACTCCCAGCATGTGCAGCGAACGGGTGAGCATACCGCGTATTTTACCGATATCTATGACCATTTGCTCAAGCTGACCGACATGATCGAGGCAGATCGGGAAATGACGGCAGACTTGCGTGACAGCTACATATCGCTGAATTCCAACCGGATGAACGCCATCATGAAAACACTCACGGTCATTACGACCATTTTCATGCCATTGACGCTGATTGCCGGGATTTATGGCATGAATTTTGCCTATATGCCTGAGCTGCAATGGAAATATGGGTATGGTGCCGTCATGCTACTGATGTTTGTGCTTGGCGGAAGCATGGTGGCCTGGTTTGTGAAGCGCGGCTGGTTCAAATGA